Within Apium graveolens cultivar Ventura unplaced genomic scaffold, ASM990537v1 ctg420, whole genome shotgun sequence, the genomic segment TTAAAACCATGTCTTTAAAGGGCCACGCCAGGTCTGTTTCTAATGTTTGTTTTCATATATTCTGATTGGTTAGGCTTATACTCGCTATCTGGAAGCGGAACTGCACGTGTTACTAGAAGAGAATGCACTCCTGCAACATGCTTTGGTAAGCAGGACACTGGCTACAACTTTGTTTCTGTAAAACCAATCTGCATGTTTATTATTAGTTCTCTTTTTGACTAGTGCATACATATACAAGAAGCAACAAAGAGGATAAAGCAGCAGGCATGTTGACCACATACTAATCATTTCATATAACAATGCAATACACACAGACACTGTAATTTTGCAGACAATGGAATTTTCACGAATCAAGTTCATAAATAAtttctttcatatttttatttcttATAATCCCCAACAGAAAGTGAGGCAACTTGAAATTCCTAAATAAAATTACAATTTGCAGATTAGTACATAGTGATGATTTGCATATGAAAAACATTATTGCTTTTGAAGATTCAGTTATTAGAACAACGGGTAATGTGAATTTTACATTGGATATGCTATGGAAACCTATGTAACCTGATGCAAATTGCTCAAAAGTTCTATGATAATAGTAGCTCTAATTATCGTTGTTAGTTGTGTATAGAGATTTTCCTATAATCCCCATACCTTATACACATGCGTACACTCAAATATAGACACTTTTCGTGAATTATGCCAACCAGTGAACCTTTGACAATTAAAATTAGATATTATTAATCGGTTTTTTTATGTTATCATCATGCTAACTTCTGGATGGAAATTATGCTTCAGGTTGCATTTTGAGATGCCAAGCATTATGGAGGAATGTATTTTGATTGTGTCGAAAGCAGCTGTGGGCACTTACATGTTCTGCTTGGGTAAGTTCAAAGCACTAATTCCCGAGTCCATCGTGTAACTTCTTCATAGCTACATACAATtccacatacacacacacattaTCTGGACATTAGGCCAAGTAAAAAAACAGATCAGTGCCTAATAAGGAAAGTGGTTTAGTTACCTGATGATAGCAGTTGCAAGTCTGCAAGCCttcattaaaaaaataattaaggTTATTTAGGACGGATTTATTACACATTATAATCTAATCTGTGACTCTTCCTGATTAGATATAATATCTGAATTTGTTGTAGACATCCTTACATATAGCCAGATTCTCTTCATATATATGCTTTGCTTACTGCTATGCATATTTCAGGTTTATTCATGGCAATTAATAAAAAGATAGATGAAAATTGGTCGATTGGAGTCCCTATTACCGGCATCCTTTGGAGGTTTATCATGGGACCAATTTGTTGGGGCCTTGCCTGTCTTTATTTAGGATTAGATGGTGAAGTGTTAAAGGCAACAATAATCCAGGTACTGACTATTTCGTAATGATACGTAGAAACTATAAACTCAGTGTTAACGAATTGATTTTGTTCAATGGCGATCTAACTACATATATTGTGAATGTTATTTCAGGCGACACTTCCTCCAGCATATTTATCTTTCTATTATGCTCAAGAATATAGAATAGATATCGATTGCATTAGCCATGGGTAATTACTGTTTTTGCCACTGAAATGATACGTATAAACTATAAACTCAGTGTTAACAAATTGATTTTGTTCAATGGCGATCTAACTACATATATTGTAAATGTTATTTCAGGTGACACTTCCTCCAGCATACTTATCTTTCTAGAATATAGACTAGATATCGATTGCATTAGCCATGGGTAATTACTGTTTTTGCCACTGAAACTCTTTCCTGTATTTAGAGATCTACAAACTTATACTACTTAAAACCCAAGTAatacattaatatatatatatatatataaaaatatataaatacagtcatataaatatatatattaatataaatttgtGTTTGATCTGATATTGTTCTATTGGTTTAACTGCTATTTTTTATTTATACACACAGCGTGATTTTGTAATTAATTGAATGTTATGGTGGGAGCAATTTATGTTTTATGGGCTCGAACATTTTTACTTTATTTAGTTCAATTGAATATTAATGAGTCGAATCTGTAGTTGAATAAATTAATGAGTCAAGTAGAATATTTAGCCTAGAGCTTGAGAAACCTTATTCGAAAAGAAAATAGAATTAGGGGATCTCTGAGGTGTCTAGTTAACCATTATATAAGCCATAAGTATCAAGTCCGCTTAGTTTTATTAAGATATATTACCATTTTTGTATATGATTATGGCCGAAACTCATATATTCTTCAGGGGCGATCCACCTCTATAAATGATAAATTTTCTCATGTATCATATTTTCAATTGTACTGGATCATCTGGGATGATGATTAATAATCGATTGAGCCTAATATGGAAGATGCACAGTGGTGATACTTAGTGCTTTGTTAAGTGGTTgcagaaaaaaaatattttgttaTAATTTCTATTTAAGAAGAAATATTCACAAAAAATA encodes:
- the LOC141701614 gene encoding auxin efflux carrier component 5-like translates to MHSCNMLWLHFEMPSIMEECILIVSKAAVGTYMFCLGLFMAINKKIDENWSIGVPITGILWRFIMGPICWGLACLYLGLDGEVLKATIIQATLPPAYLSFYYAQEYRIDIDCISHG